Proteins found in one Quercus robur chromosome 2, dhQueRobu3.1, whole genome shotgun sequence genomic segment:
- the LOC126712154 gene encoding allene oxide synthase 1, chloroplastic, producing the protein MASTSFLAFPSLQPKFQSSSKSSKPSTRRFIVRPITASVSEKPSVSVPPATVVAQPEPTKLPIKKIPGNYGLPFVGPIRDRFDYFYNQGRDEYFKSRVQKYQSTVFRANMPPGPLIASNPNVVVLLDGKSFPVLFDVTKVEKKDLFTGTFMPSTELTGGYRVLSYLDPSEPNHGKLKRLLFFHLKARRDHIIPEFHSSYTELFEGLENELATKGKAAFGEPSDLAAFNFLARSLYGTNPVDTKLGLDAPKMIGKWLLVQLSPLFTLGLPKHLDDLLLRTVRLPPALVKADYQKLYDFFYASSGFVLDEAERLGISREEACHNLLFATCFNSYGGMRFLFPNMVKWISRAGVKLHTQLAEEIRSVIRSNGGNITMAAMEQMPLMKSVVYESLRIEPPVALQYGKAKKDLVIESHDAAFRVKEGEMIFGYQPFATKDPKIFERAEEFVADRFVGEEGEKLLKHVLWSNGPESESPSTGNKQCAGKDLVILVARLLVVELFLRYDSIDIEVDSTPLGASLTVTSLKKASF; encoded by the coding sequence ATGGCATCCACTTCGTTTTTAGCTTTTCCTTCTCTGCAACCAAAGTTCCAATCTTCAAGTAAGTCATCAAAGCCCTCCACGCGTCGATTTATTGTCCGTCCGATCACTGCCTCTGTGTCGGAAAAGCCATCTGTGTCGGTTCCACCGGCCACGGTGGTGGCACAACCTGAACCCACCAAACTTCCGATCAAAAAAATCCCAGGAAACTATGGTCTCCCTTTTGTCGGTCCAATCAGAGATCGATTTGATTATTTCTATAACCAAGGCCGTGATGAATATTTCAAGTCTCGAGTCCAGAAGTACCAGTCAACGGTGTTCAGAGCCAACATGCCACCGGGTCCTCTCATCGCTTCCAACCCAAACGTCGTCGTTTTGCTCGACGGGAAAAGCTTTCCCGTGTTGTTCGACGTGACAAAGGTCGAAAAGAAAGACCTTTTCACTGGTACTTTCATGCCCTCCACAGAACTCACCGGTGGTTACAGAGTCCTCTCTTATCTCGATCCATCAGAGCCAAACCACGGCAAGCTCAAGCGCCTCTTGTTCTTTCACCTCAAGGCTCGTCGAGACCATATTATCCCTGAGTTTCATTCGAGCTACACCGAGCTCTTTGAGGGCCTCGAGAATGAACTCGCTACAAAAGGAAAAGCTGCTTTTGGAGAGCCAAGTGACTTGGCTGCGTTTAACTTTTTGGCTCGATCTCTGTATGGGACTAACCCAGTTGATACCAAGCTTGGACTCGATGCGCCAAAGATGATCGGCAAGTGGCTTTTGGTACAGCTTAGCCCACTGTTCACTCTCGGTCTTCCAAAGCATCTCGATGATCTTCTTCTTCGCACAGTTCGTCTCCCTCCAGCTTTGGTCAAAGCTGATTATCAAAAGCTATACGATTTCTTCTACGCGTCCTCAGGGTTCGTTCTCGACGAGGCTGAAAGGCTAGGCATTTCGAGAGAAGAAGCTTGCCATAACTTGCTCTTTGCAACCTGCTTCAACTCTTATGGAGGCATGAGATTCCTTTTCCCAAACATGGTCAAGTGGATTAGTCGAGCTGGGGTCAAACTCCACACCCAGTTAGCCGAAGAGATCAGATCAGTCATCCGATCCAACGGTGGGAATATCACGATGGCCGCGATGGAACAGATGCCGTTGATGAAATCCGTAGTGTACGAATCTCTCAGGATCGAACCACCAGTTGCTCTACAATACGGGAAAGCGAAGAAAGACTTAGTCATCGAGAGCCACGACGCTGCTTTTCGAGTCAAGGAAGGTGAAATGATATTTGGGTACCAGCCATTTGCGACCAAGGACCCGAAAATATTCGAGAGGGCTGAAGAGTTTGTGGCGGATCGATTTGTGGGTGAGGAAGGTGAGAAATTGTTGAAGCACGTGCTGTGGTCGAATGGGCCAGAGTCTGAGAGCCCAAGTACTGGGAACAAACAGTGTGCTGGAAAGGACTTGGTGATCTTGGTGGCTCGACTTTTGGTGGTCGAGTTGTTCCTTCGATACGATTCGATCGATATCGAGGTCGATTCAACGCCGTTGGGGGCTTCTCTCACCGTAACGTCCCTCAAAAAGGCCAGCTTTTGA